In the Roseibium sp. Sym1 genome, CAGAAAACGGGACGGCCTGGTATCTTCGTTGAGATTTTCATTCAGTTTCAGCTGGATCGTCTTTGCTATGAATAAGCTTCGAAAGTCTTGCACTGGTCCTGATCGTCCTCGTTAGTCCAGTCGGCGCGCAGTTGAGATATTGGTCAACTCGCAATATGGATGATGAACGCATAATCAGCTATCTGAATAATATGGATGCGCTCGTTCAGAAAGCACAGGCGAGCAAGAATACCGAATGAGCTGGAACCTTCGCGATTGGGCACGGATCATAAAGCGCGACGTCGCTGCTCTTTGCAGCGCGAGCCGAGATCCGCGTGTTCCGTGGTACGCGAAGGCCCTCGCCATTGTCGTTGCTGGCTATGCCCTTTCCCCCATTGACCTAATCCCCGACTTCATACCCGTACTTGGTTACCTGGATGATGTCGTGCTTCTGCCGCTCGGTATTTATTTCGTCATTAAGCTCATTCCACCCGAGATCATGGCGGAGCACCGGGAACTAGCAGCCGCTGCCGCCGAACGACCGGTTAGCCGTATCGCTGCCGCGATTATCATCGCATGCTGGGTTGTGGCATTTGCTCTTACGATTTGGTTCTTGCACGGTTACTTTTCCACATAGCATTCAGACACAGCTTGGAGCATCGCTATGACCGACCGCGCCAGAGGAACAGCCGCCAGAAAAGAAAAGCAAAAACACCGCCTCTATCAGGCGCGAACAGCCGCATTAACCGTTGCCCTAGGTGCAGTCCTGTCTGTCCAGTCACAGAGGGCTCAATCAGAACCAATTCCGGTGGATGTGCAATTGGTTTTGGCGGTGGACGTATCGAGTTCGATGAGCCGTGAA is a window encoding:
- a CDS encoding YkvA family protein, with the translated sequence MSWNLRDWARIIKRDVAALCSASRDPRVPWYAKALAIVVAGYALSPIDLIPDFIPVLGYLDDVVLLPLGIYFVIKLIPPEIMAEHRELAAAAAERPVSRIAAAIIIACWVVAFALTIWFLHGYFST